In a genomic window of uncultured Flavobacterium sp.:
- a CDS encoding SsrA-binding protein, which produces MYKVLAKINKVLLPSFTKQGLDISKAKKWQMAIIGYRAFVTKRALE; this is translated from the coding sequence ATGTATAAAGTTTTAGCCAAAATCAACAAAGTTCTTTTACCAAGTTTTACGAAACAAGGTTTGGATATTTCGAAAGCAAAAAAATGGCAAATGGCTATTATTGGTTACCGGGCTTTTGTTACAAAAAGAGCTTTAGAATAG